In a single window of the Prinia subflava isolate CZ2003 ecotype Zambia chromosome 3, Cam_Psub_1.2, whole genome shotgun sequence genome:
- the EPSTI1 gene encoding epithelial-stromal interaction protein 1 isoform X2, giving the protein MSGAGGWMEGSRYRTATASNAPSSSQGNPWHGNNGREKGENNQKLKASEEKQGGQASAYQRQQKQYVGPYVLVTPNETRRKQLQQIAKKELDDLEQWKKEHKPGPISLVPQRLGGNESEAQVRQSQQMILMQSKYQKKLKREEYVRAKKAAEEAEILKKKAIQREKAERLEVKKRQEEMQRREMLLEDQKHKTNELLNRLDVGLPKSDSCQIANPGPESTAWKRSHAYKQALREDENRRLEEMKQEQQRKAELMELKQKQEDETRTRALKNEQRRLIPG; this is encoded by the exons ATGTCTGGGGCTGGAGGATGGATGGAAGGCAGCAGGTACAGGACAGCTACTGCCTCCAATGCTCCATCTTCCTCTCAGGGTAACCCCTGGCATGGCAACAATGGAAGAGAGAAGGGTGAAAACAACCAGAAGCTGAAAGCATCTGAAGAGAAACAAGGAGGCCAAGCATCAGCCTACCAACGACAGCAAAAGCAGTA TGTTGGCCCATATGTCTTGGTAACTCCAAATgaaaccagaagaaaacagtTGCAGCAAA TTGCTAAGAAAGAGCTCGATGACCTGGAGCAATGGAAGAAGGAGCACAAGCCAGGGCCAATTTCGTTGGTGCCACAGAGACTGG ggGGAAACGAATCAGAAGCTCAAGTAAGACAAAGCCAGCAAATGATTCTCATGCAGTCTAAATACCAGAAAAAG CTCAAGAGAGAAGAGTATGTAAGAGCAAAAAAGGCAGCTGAAGAAGCTGAAATCTTGAAAAAGAAGGCAATTCAGAGAGAAAAG GCAGAGAGActtgaagttaaaaaaagacaagaagaaatgcaaagaaGAGAGATGCTTCTTGAAGACCAAAAGCA CAAAACCAATGAATTACTGAACAGATTGGACGTGGGTTTGCCAAAGAGTGATTCCTGTCAGATCGCTAATCCTGGACCAGAATCTACAGCGTGG AAAAGAAGCCATGCTTATAAGCAAGCTCTTAGAGAGGATGAAAACAGAAGATTAGAGGAAATGAAGCAAGAACAACAGAGGAAG GCTGAATTAATGGAACTTAAACAAAAGCAGGAAGATGAAACCAGGACAAGAGCACTTAAAAATGAACAGAGAAG
- the EPSTI1 gene encoding epithelial-stromal interaction protein 1 isoform X1, with amino-acid sequence MSGAGGWMEGSRYRTATASNAPSSSQGNPWHGNNGREKGENNQKLKASEEKQGGQASAYQRQQKQYVGPYVLVTPNETRRKQLQQIAKKELDDLEQWKKEHKPGPISLVPQRLGGNESEAQVRQSQQMILMQSKYQKKLKREEYVRAKKAAEEAEILKKKAIQREKAERLEVKKRQEEMQRREMLLEDQKHKTNELLNRLDVGLPKSDSCQIANPGPESTAWKRSHAYKQALREDENRRLEEMKQEQQRKAELMELKQKQEDETRTRALKNEQRRVNNAFLDRLQNKIQPNNTYHPGYTGLPP; translated from the exons ATGTCTGGGGCTGGAGGATGGATGGAAGGCAGCAGGTACAGGACAGCTACTGCCTCCAATGCTCCATCTTCCTCTCAGGGTAACCCCTGGCATGGCAACAATGGAAGAGAGAAGGGTGAAAACAACCAGAAGCTGAAAGCATCTGAAGAGAAACAAGGAGGCCAAGCATCAGCCTACCAACGACAGCAAAAGCAGTA TGTTGGCCCATATGTCTTGGTAACTCCAAATgaaaccagaagaaaacagtTGCAGCAAA TTGCTAAGAAAGAGCTCGATGACCTGGAGCAATGGAAGAAGGAGCACAAGCCAGGGCCAATTTCGTTGGTGCCACAGAGACTGG ggGGAAACGAATCAGAAGCTCAAGTAAGACAAAGCCAGCAAATGATTCTCATGCAGTCTAAATACCAGAAAAAG CTCAAGAGAGAAGAGTATGTAAGAGCAAAAAAGGCAGCTGAAGAAGCTGAAATCTTGAAAAAGAAGGCAATTCAGAGAGAAAAG GCAGAGAGActtgaagttaaaaaaagacaagaagaaatgcaaagaaGAGAGATGCTTCTTGAAGACCAAAAGCA CAAAACCAATGAATTACTGAACAGATTGGACGTGGGTTTGCCAAAGAGTGATTCCTGTCAGATCGCTAATCCTGGACCAGAATCTACAGCGTGG AAAAGAAGCCATGCTTATAAGCAAGCTCTTAGAGAGGATGAAAACAGAAGATTAGAGGAAATGAAGCAAGAACAACAGAGGAAG GCTGAATTAATGGAACTTAAACAAAAGCAGGAAGATGAAACCAGGACAAGAGCACTTAAAAATGAACAGAGAAG